A region from the Malus domestica chromosome 07, GDT2T_hap1 genome encodes:
- the LOC139197644 gene encoding stigma-specific STIG1-like protein 1, producing MKAFKVLLVLAMLLTLTISTLSAIPGLEESFFEEENNDPNDETKSQLEKSTSLRGTSRFLASRAAVMTCDKQPRVCRVSGSGGPDCCKKKCVNTNTDRVNCGKCGNKCKYAEICCKGKCVNPRSDRKNCGGCNNRCKKGSSCAYGMCSYA from the coding sequence ATGAAAGCCTTCAAGGTTTTGCTTGTTCTTGCCATGCTACTGACTTTAACCATTAGTACTCTATCTGCAATCCCAGGCCTTGAAGAATCATTCTTCGAAGAGGAAAACAATGATCCAAATGATGAAACCAAAAGCCAATTAGAAAAAAGCACTTCTCTGAGGGGAACAAGCCGCTTCCTTGCTTCTCGGGCGGCAGTGATGACATGCGACAAACAACCTAGGGTTTGTCGGGTCTCGGGCAGCGGAGGCCCAGATTGCTGCAAGAAGAAATGTGTAAACACGAACACAGACAGAGTAAACTGTGGCAAGTGTGGGAACAAATGCAAGTACGCAGAGATATGCTGCAAGGGTAAGTGTGTGAATCCAAGGTCTGACAGGAAAAACTGTGGCGGCTGCAACAATAGGTGCAAGAAAGGCAGTTCATGTGCGTATGGCATGTGCAGTTATGCGTGA
- the LOC139197645 gene encoding uncharacterized protein, producing the protein MKVHASKKRIERVLAVGDCVYLRFVPYQHKSLATHPFHKLQPRFYGPFQVLAKIGNVAYKIKLLDHSKLHLVFHVSCLKKHLGEHVQTTVPLLVITDAGILQDVPIKICDRRMVKKGNFAVTEVLVQWQNHSKNDDTWENHHDLKMKFPEIVHL; encoded by the coding sequence ATGAAGGTTCATGCTAGTAAAAAGAGGATTGAGAGGGTCTTGGCAGTGGGGGATTGTGTTTATCTCCGATTTGTGCCTTACCAACACAAATCCTTGGCAACACATCCCTTTCACAAGCTTCAACCTCGTTTCTACGGGCCATTCCAAGTATTAGCCAAGATAGGCAATGTAGCTTATAAGATCAAACTTCTAGATCACTCTAAGTTGCATCTTGTGTTCCATGTGTCCTGTTTAAAGAAGCATTTGGGAGAACATGTGCAGACCACAGTTCCATTGCTAGTTATCACTGATGCTGGTATATTACAAGATGTTCCCATTAAGATTTGTGATCGAAGAATGGTGAAAAAAGGCAATTTTGCAGTGACTGAAGTTTTGGTGCAGTGGCAAAATCATTCCAAGAATGATGATACTTGGGAAAATCACCATGATTTGAAAATGAAGTTTCCAGAGATTGTTCATCTTTGA
- the LOC139197646 gene encoding uncharacterized mitochondrial protein AtMg00860-like, whose product MSKCAFGKDQVEYLGNIVSKHGVSADLTKLEAIAPWHIPTSVKALRGFLGLTGYYQKFIPQFGKIVSPLTVLTKKDNFKWSTEATVAFNNLKQAMLSPQLLALPDFNKPFVIESDALRHGIGVMLQQEGGPITFTSKALCLRNQALSAYEREMLAIIHTVQKWQSYLVGNHFIIQTDHHSLKYFFRGKSSYPFSTKVDHQATWF is encoded by the coding sequence ATGtccaaatgtgcatttggtAAGGATCAAGTGGAGTATTTGGGTAATATAGTGTCTAAACATGGTGTATCTGCTGACCTTACAAAGTTAGAAGCAATAGCTCCATGGCATATTCCTACATCAGTTAAGGCATTAAGGGGATTCCTTGGGTTGACAGGTTATTATCAGAAATTTATACCTCAATTTGGAAAAATAGTAAGTCCTCTCACCGTTCTCACAAAGAAGGATAATTTCAAATGGTCTACTGAAGCTACTGTAGCATTTAACAATCTCAAACAAGCAATGCTTTCACCCCAACTTCTAGCTCTACCAGATTTTAATAAACCTTTTGTCATCGAAAGTGATGCTTTGAGGCATGGGATTGGAGTTATGTTACAACAGGAAGGGGGACCAATAACATTTACCAGTAAAGCACTTTGCCTAAGGAACCAAGCTTTGTCAGCCTATGAGAGGGAGATGTTGGCAATTATCCATACAGTTCAAAAGTGGCAATCTTACCTAGTAGGGAatcattttattattcaaactGATCACCACAGTTTGAAGTATTTTTTTAGAGGGAAGAGCTCATACCCATTTTCAACAAAAGTGGATCACCAAGCTACTTGGTTTTGA